A genome region from Desulfobulbaceae bacterium DB1 includes the following:
- a CDS encoding YbaB/EbfC family nucleoid-associated protein, whose protein sequence is MDMDSILKRAQQFQYQMSQMQEELARRTITTTVGGGMVSVTVNGKFEVVSLRIDKEAINPAEPEMLQDLVIAAVNDAMRQAREMTQSELSKLTGGLGINLPGMFGG, encoded by the coding sequence ATGGATATGGATTCGATTTTAAAAAGGGCGCAGCAATTCCAGTATCAGATGAGCCAGATGCAGGAGGAGTTGGCGCGGCGCACCATCACCACCACTGTCGGCGGGGGCATGGTGAGCGTCACCGTCAACGGAAAATTCGAGGTCGTCTCATTGCGCATCGACAAAGAGGCGATTAATCCGGCGGAGCCGGAAATGCTGCAGGATCTGGTGATTGCCGCGGTAAATGACGCCATGCGCCAGGCCAGGGAGATGACCCAGTCCGAACTGTCGAAGTTGACCGGCGGACTCGGTATCAATCTGCCGGGCATGTTCGGCGGGTGA